One Rhizoctonia solani chromosome 2, complete sequence DNA segment encodes these proteins:
- a CDS encoding vacuolar protein sorting-associated protein, whose amino-acid sequence MAPLGAANFCPDDTPLDIVLYSGRWYKHRHLVILNLMLVIPLVTSYANGYDGSMMNGLQSVDGWKEYFGHPTPKELGLFNAIQSIGSLAAIPPAPFLSDRFGRRAGIFVGSSITLGGAITQTLTTNLHTFVAARFMIGFGTTLAMMASIAHFGACIPNTPCTAHGVVQLAMVFRVNVIFSPIRHSPAFRHAPHIRDLAGGVGWSTFGTFRIPNEWSWRIPSALQGVSSVLQLAFVWFIPDSPRWLVSVGRDQEAREVLTKWHAGGEENNGLVKFEYQEIKNALAAESQRGSAWIDLFRTRKSPTHADYPRHCVVLAMERERVDQYYLERVSLSSRCQGAERDSHREFKRSDADQWVPCDLEFDVGGRGAMFVDRLGRRKLFLTSNVGMLVGFSILTTCAAIFEKSRVERAGHGVIASLFLFQAAYAIGYTPLLVSYTVEILPFFLRAKGLAVMYLFVNAALIFNQYTNPIALDALKWKYYLIYTVWLVFELVFIYLFAVETRNRSLEETAALFDGDAALPDMAMDTRTESFMAEHVSRESSRISSVPESGDKPRVFDGREGFQLYDLGSKAMHSYASSNRYRGGRMVVALGRMGSPNRELSPMSAGSTSRERVSSPDEEAHDPLLGRSESPVQSHRRKHRRRRSRWTGIAYDTGYYLVRQPWFPTRPLSISISLCLLAALVTCLVFAIIYLVNSFKSALSWRRYCSTLHPFLLPTTPRSRPSRLRAQMMIRESYAAHPASRIPGTERTVVRFVMGRPTGADIQAVQIENDIYNDMVILPIKENMNDGKSFAYFEWAYHNALVPPPAGLPELNNRTVVLAPHDPTTTNRGWVQPDYVLKVDDDSFVMLGEIEARLRVTPRNVVKKRFMGGESYALSFDLVQYIATSPVVRAQTKGEEDQVTARWMKSHPRANISSGGPNAVGYTTTPKRHRLLPRLPLSFRSREGQSHRDRRGQGEDDGDIVDVRWSSVATYRYRYTYKTATHWPTRYTPPRDNLTLAQAMEALVEDPQEVYENRETWEEKFRGNKVGGSVVVHYVKSREWWLEMWAKRFALPLLLFLGASAQKPNVKTTRFENLPKNMFYFEDASAVLYHDSAQANVYLSEDEGKNWSKVKGVPDGHALVLVQHPFNNRMAFILGDKVTHWRTMDRGRMWQSFEMPHPIAFVPAPLSFHSDEKNSEWIMMQVCTHTNDSNVLHSLALAPTLALTLALTLAPKVRECKKSAWGWSETCFGSTYYTLDAFSSGAKLLTRNSFKCIFAHSSSIRTISSGSHKKIGFAPKRPPSQVFCVAFDKNAADGSTNARSSRLFTSSDWFDKGCDRDRDHVQVHGRRAPDPSGKSHELQLQVTLDGHTWHKAQFPHASSSKLLENAYTIVESTSHSLAVDVLLHSDAAVGTLFVSNSNGTFFVESLVDTNRNRAGFVDFEDLVGVEGVGIANYVKNAPAVEGHKAAKQVRSVITFDDGRTWDPLDPPDDSDCRSGSRETCALHLYSVSTPHNIGKVFSSPAPGLVLGVGSVGTHLRPYEECDTYMSRDAGLTWKRVQKGAHMYEVGDQGAVTVLVDDEEYTKQVKYSWDEGNTWQTVDLGVEIRARVLTTVPDSTSLTFILLGSLSREDAKGPVDAIGMRALKGKECLMGHKQWYKRRKENAKCYVGDKFNEAPEHEENCPCEDEDYECPIVSDYNYIRQNNQCVAAGPEPIPVDVCKSNSRGEKYLGSSGYRLIPGNTCDRDKGIKKDEKIQKDCSEAQKPPGEVSHQVKFFKRPIVGNWHFQKAGTILVQLDDGTVHQSSNEGYSWTQLVNGEYIIAVYMHLYADDRAYLITNKDKLYYTTDTAQQWLALDLPAPPNQFGLGLLSFHPLQSDWLIYTGQTDCGSDKTNCHVEAYYTLNHGRTWTSIEKYVKTCTWARTANLRIDQHLILCESYRDKKGNQLSFANNPLEFIEGSEYFKNKRKMFDNVVGFAKFSEYLLVAEVKGQSNALDLQVSLDGRSFAMGKFPPGMSVDNHAYTVLESSTDSVFLHVTMSDKRGAEWGNVLKSNSNGTYYGLSLEAVNRNAQGYVDFEKLVGLDGIAVMNIVANTKEVEHTGKKKLQTRISHNDGGTWKKLVPPPKDSLGQNYECSGTNCALHIHGYTERYDARAKYSSPSAIGLMMGVGSVSEHLAPYKDSDTFLSRDGGFTWEEVHKDAHLFSFGDSGSVIVIVNDEEPTDHVLYTTNEGTSWREYKFSDERLRIRSIVTKPTETSRKFVLLGHKSADRDTWVAIQLDFSAITSRQCLLNPDDPNKDDFELWSPSEEREERCLFGRQVQYHRRLRDRDCYVGDQPKIEQRIVKNCACMKFDFECEFNYVRNSAGDCVLTPGAEPLPNDDTCPGDASVWYERTAYRKIPHSSCEGGDRKDRGPEHPCPGIGSHGYLFWGFVVMIPIIFAGLVGLHFKKHGFATGAIRLPDNTGRQSWDDGGIVSTLASIPVAIVAVSRGVWARVSTLLPGRRGPRYPTRGGYRTVAVDEDAQVLRFEDDD is encoded by the exons ATGGCTCCTCTAGGTGCCGCCAACTTTTGTCCGGATGACACTCCGCTGGATATAGTACTCTATTCTGGGAGATGGTACAAGCATCGAC ATCTTGTAATACTCAACTTGATGCTGGTCATTCCACTGGTAACATCGTATGCTAATGGCTATG ATGGATCCATGATGAACGGTCTCCAGTCGGTCGATGGCTGGAAAGAATATTTTG GTCATCCCACGCCCAAAGAGCTAGGCCTCTTCAACGCCATCCAGTCTATCGG TTCCCTGGCCGCAATACCTCCGGCGCCATTCCTATCAGACAGATTTGGTCGTCGAGCGGGTATTTTCGTGGGATCATCGATTACATTGGGCGGTGCTATTACCCAG ACTTTGACGACAAATCTGCATACATTTGTCGCAGCAAGGTTTATGATTGGATTTGGCACGACCCTT GCGATGATGGCTTCCATTGCTCATTTCGGAGCTTGCATACCCAACACACCGTGCACCGCTCACGGCGTTGTACAACTCGCTATGGTTTTCCG CGTAAATGTCATCTTTTCGCCTATCCGACATTCGCCCGCATTTCGTCATGCTCCGCATATACGCGATCTCGCGGGTGGTGTTG GCTGGTCGACGTTTGGCACCTTTCGAATCCCCAACGAATGGTCGTGGCGTATTCCATCGGCCCTCCAAGGGGTTTCGAGCGTGCTCCAGTTGGCGTTTGTATGGTTCATCCCGGACAGCCCGCGTTGGT TGGTTTCTGTGGGACGAGACCAAGAAGCCCGAGAGGTGCTGACGAAATGGCACGCGGGGGGTGAAGAGAACAACGGGCTTGTGAAGTTTGAATACCAAGAAATCAAGAACGCGCTTGCTGCCGAGTCACAGAGAG GTTCTGCATGGATCGATCTCTTCCGCACGCGGAAATCGCCGACGCATGCGGATTATCCTCGCCATTGCGTTGTTCTCGCAATGgagcgggagcgggttgATCAGTATTACCTCGAAAGGGTGAGCCTGAGTTCGCGTTGCCAAG GTGCTGAGCGGGATTCGCATCGAGAGTTCAAGAGATCAGACGCTGATCAATGGGTGCCTTGCGATTTGGAATT TGATGTGGGCGGCAGGGGCGCGATGTTTGTTGACCGACTCGGACGGAGAAAGTTATTCTTGACGAGCAATGTCGGCATG TTGGTTGGCTTCTCGATCCTGACGACCTGCGCTGCTATCTTTGAAAAGTCACGGGTCGAGAGAGCCGGACACGGTGTGATTGCGTCGTTATTTTTATTCCAGGCCGCGTATGCGATTGGGTATACACCGC TGCTGGTGTCGTATACGGTCGAGATTCTTCCGTTCTTCTTGCGCGCAAAAGGGTTGGCGGTGATGTACTTGTTTGTGAATGCCGCGTTGATATTCAACCAATAT ACGAACCCGATCGCACTTGATGCCCTGAAATGGAAATATT ATTTGATCTACACGGTGTGGCTCGTGTTTGAACTTGTGTTCATCTACCTGTTTGCGGTCGAGACGCGGAACCGATCGTTGGAAGAGACAGCG GCGCTATTCGACGGGGACGCGGCACTGCCGGATATGGCGATGGACACTCGGACTGAGAGCTTCATGGCGGAGCACGTGAGTCGAGAGTCGAGTCGAATAAGCTCGGTGCCTGAGAGCGGAGACAAGCCGAGGGT GTTCGACGGACGAGAGGGGTTCCAGCTTTATGATCTCGGGAGCAAGGCGATGCATTCGTATGCGAGTTCGAATCGGTA TCGAGGCGGAAGGATGGTGGTTGCACTTGGACGGATGGGTTCACCTAACCGCGAACTATCACCGATGAGTGCTGGGAGTACGAGCCGAGAACGAGTGTCGAGCCCCGACGAAGAGGCGCATGACCCGCTGCTGGGACGGTCCGAGTCGCCAGTGCAGAGCCACCGACGCAAGCACCGCCGCCGACGTTCGCGCTGGACAGGAATCGCCTATGACACGGGCTACTACCTCGTCCGACAGCCCTGGTTCCCCACGCGCCCTCTCTCCATC TCCATCTCCCTCTGTCTGCTCGCAGCCCTCGTCACTTGCCTTGTCTTTGCCATCATATACCTCGTCAACTCGTTCAAGTCGGCGCTGTCATGGCGTCGCTACTGCTCGACACTGCACCCTTTCCTCCTGCCAACTACTCCACGCTCCCGCCCGTCG CGGCTACGAGCGCAGATGATGATCCGCGAGAGCTATGCCGCCCACCCTGCCAGTCGCATCCCCGGCACCGAGCGCACCGTCGTCCGCTTTGTCATGGGCCGTCCCACCGGCGCTGACATCCAGGCCGTCCAGATCGAAAACGACA TCTACAACGACATGGTCATTCTCCCCATCAAAGAAAACATGAACGATGGCAAGTCCTTTGCTTATTTCGAATGGGCCTACCACAACGCCCTCGTTCCCCCTCCCGCCGGTCTCCCCGAGCTCAACAACCGCACTGTCGTTCTTGCCCCGCACGACCCCACCACCACTAACCGCGGCTGGGTCCAGCCCGACTATGTCCTCAAGGTTGATGACGACTCGTTTGTCATGCTTGGCGAGATCGAGGCTAGGCTGCGAGTCACACCGCGCA ATGTCGTCAAGAAGCGCTTCATGGGTGGGGAATCCTATGCACTCTCTTTCGACCTTGTTCAGTACATAGCAACCTCTCCCGTCGTCCGTGCCCAAACCAAAGGCGAAGAAGACCAGGTCACTGCACGATGGATGAAATCCCACCCGCGCGCCAACATATCGTCTGGTGGTCCGAACGCTGTTGGATATACGACCACCCCAAAGCGGCACCGTCTACTCCCGCGGCTTCCTCTTTCCTTCCGAAGTCGAGAGGGTCAGAGCCATCGAGACAGGCGCGGCCAGGGCGAGGACGATGGGGATATCGTGGATGTTCGGTGGAGCAGCGTCGCCACCTATCGTTATCGCTATACCTACAAGACTGCCACCCACTGGCCTACCCGCTACACCCCTCCGCGGGACAACTTGACCCTCGCCCAAGCCATGGAGGCCCTCGTCGAGG ACCCCCAAGAGGTCTACGAGAACCGGGAGACCTGGGAGGAAAAATTCAGAGGGAACAAGGTCGGGGGAAGTGTCGTGGTTCATTATGTCAAGAGCCGCGAGTGGTGGCTCGA GATGTGGGCGAAGCGATTCGCTTTGCCGTTACTGTTATTTCTGGGCGCATCAGCCCAGAAACCCAACGTCAAAACGACCCGATTCGAGAATTTACCCAAGAACATGTTTTATTTCGAGGATGCGTCT GCTGTACTCTATCACGATTCTGCGCAAGCGAATGTATACCTCTCAGAGGACGAAGGGAAGAATTGGAGCAAGGTCAAGGGTGTACCGGACGGCCATGCGCTCGTGCTCGTTCAGCATCCGTTCAATAACCGAATG GCTTTTATTCTAGGCGACAAGGTCACGCATTGGCGCACGATGGATCGAGGTCGGATGTGGCAGTCGTTTGAGATGCCTCATCCGATCGCGTTTGTTCCTGCTCCCCTTAGCTTTCATTCGGACGAGAAGAATTCGGAATGGATTATGATGCAGGTATGCACACACACGAACGACTCTAATGTCTTGCACTCACTCGCACTCGCACCCACACTTGCACTCACACTTGCACTCACACTCGCACCCAAGGTCCGCGAATGCAAAAAATCAGCCTGGGGATGGTCCGAAACGTGCTTTGGCTCGACATACTACACCCTCGACGCATTCTCGTCCGGAGCCAAACTCCTCACGCGCAACTCGTTCAAATGCATCTTTGCCCACTCGTCCAGCATCCGCACTATCTCGAGCGGGAGCCACAAAAAGATCGGGTTCGCGCCCAAGCGTCCGCCGAGCCAGGTGTTTTGCGTTGCGTTTGACAAGAATGCCGCGGATGGGAGCACGAATGCGCGTTCCAGTCGGTTGTTTACGAGTTCGGACTGGTTTGACAAG GGGTGTGACCGCGATCGGGATCATGTCCAAGTTCATGGTCGCCGCGCTCCGGACCCGAGCGGTAAATCGCACGAGCTCCAACTGCAGGTCACGCTCGACGGGCATACATGGCACAAGGCCCAGTTCCCGCACGCCTCGTCCTCCAAGCTGCTCGAAAACGCATACACCATCGTCGAGTCCACGTCGCACAGTCTTGCCGTCGACGTCTTGTTGCACTCGGACGCGGCCGTCGGGACGTTGTTCGTGAGCAACTCGAACGGCACGTTTTTCGTCGAGAGCTTGGTCGATACGAATCGTAACCGGGCTGGGTTTGTGGATTTTGAGGATTTGGTGGGTGTCGAGGGTGTTGGGATCGCTAATTATGTCAAGAATGCGCCTGCGGTCGAGGGGCACAAGGCTGCCAAGCAGGTTAGGAGCGTTATTACTTTTGATGATG GCCGAACTTGGGACCCACTCGATCCCCCTGATGATTCGGACTGCCGGTCGGGTTCGCGCGAAACGTGCGCCCTGCATTTGTATTCGGTCTCGACCCCGCATAATATCGGCAAGGTGTTTTCGTCCCCCGCGCCTGGGCTCGTGCTCGGTGTTGGTTCCGTGGGGACGCACCTCCGGCCGTACGAAGAGTGCGACACGTACATGTCTCGGGACGCTGGTCTCACGTGGAAGCGTGTTCAAAAGGGCGCGCATATGTATGAAGTCGGCGATCAGGGCGCGGTCACGGTTCTCGTGGACGATGAAGAGTATACTAAGCAAGTCAAGTACAGTTGGGACGAGGGAAACACATG GCAGACGGTCGACCTTGGGGTAGAGATTCGCGCGCGAGTCTTGACGACCGTGCCTGACTCGACGTCGCTCACTTTTATCTTGCTGGGCTCGCTCTCGCGCGAGGACGCCAAGGGCCCGGTGGACGCTAT TGGTATGCGCGCACTCAAGGGCAAGGAATGCCTGATGGGGCACAAG CAATGGTACAAGAGGCGAAAGGAAAACGCAAAATGTTACGTCGGAGACAAGTTCAACGAGGCTCCGGAGCACGAGGAAAACTGCCCCTGTGAAGATGAAGATTATGAATG CCCCATCGTCAGCGACTATAACTATATCCGCCAGAACAACCAGTGTGTGGCTGCCggccctgagccaatccctGTAGACGTTTGCAAGTCTAACAGTCGAGGTGAAAAGTATTTGGGGTCATCTGGATATCGACTCATTCCCGGTAATACCTGCGACCGAGACAAGGGAATCAAGAAGGACGAGAAAATACAGAAAGATTGTTCCGAGGCTCAGAAACCTCCTGGCGAAGTATCGCACCAAGTCAAGTTCTTCAAACGCCCGATCGTCGGAAACTGGCATTTCCAGAAGGCAGGA ACGATTCTAGTCCAGTTGGACGACGGAACGGTACATCAGTCTTCAAACGAGGGCTATTCGTGGACTCAACTCGTCAATGGCGAATACATTATTGCCGTGTATATGCACCTATATGCGGATGACCGAGCTTATCTGATTACCAACAAGGACAAACTGTATTACACAACTGACACAGCGCAACAATGGCTGGCCCTTGACCTGCCGGCACCGCCCAACCAGTTCGGGCTTGGTCTTTTATCGTTCCACCCATTGCAGTCCGATTGGCTCATCTATACTGGACAGACCGATTGCGGCAGCGACAAGACCAATTGCCATGTGGAGGCGTACTACACTCTCAATCATGGGCGTACTTGGACATCAATCGAGAAATACGTCAAGACTTGCACATGGGCCCGCACCGCCAACCTTCGAATCGATCAGCATTTGATCCTTTGCGAAAGCTATCGCGACAAAAAGGGCAATCAATTGTCCTTTGCGAACAATCCCTTGGAGTTTATCGAGGGTAGTGAATATTTCAAAAACAAGCGCAAGATGTTTGATAATGTTGTTGGGTTTGCCAAGTTTTCAGAGTATTTGCTCGTTGCAGAG GTCAAGGGGCAATCCAACGCGTTGGATCTCCAGGTTTCGCTCGACGGACGCAGTTTTGCGATGGGAAAATTCCCCCCTGGGATGTCGGTGGACAACCAT GCATACACGGTACTGGAGTCGAGCACCGACTCTGTCTTTTTGCACGTTACCATGTCCGACAAACGCGGTGCTGAATGGGGCAACGTTCTCAAATCCAACTCGAACGGCACATACTATGGCCTCTCGCTCGAAGCTGTGAACCGAAATGCACAAGGATATGTCGACTTTGAAAAGCTGGTTGGCTTGGATGGGATTGCAGTCATGAATATTGTTGCGAATACGAAAGAAGTAGAACACACAGGAAAGAAGAAGCTCCAGACTCGTATATCTCACAACGACG GCGGAACTTGGAAGAAACTCGTACCACCCCCCAAAGATTCTTTGGGTCAAAACTACGAATGCTCAGGGACT AATTGTGCACTGCATATTCACGGCTATACTGAGCGATATGATGCTCGCGCCAAGTATAGCAGTCCATCAGCTATTGGCCTCATGATGGGGGTTGGGAGCGTGAGCGAACACCTTGCTCCATACAAGGACAGCGATACGTTCCTCAGCCGGGACGGAGGATTCACATGGGAGGAAGTTCACAAGGACGCACATCTATTTTCGTTTGGTGACTCTGGTTCGGTCATTGTTATTGTCAACGACGAAGAGCCGACCGACCACGTGCTATATACTACCAATGAGGGGACCAGCTGGCGCGAGTACAAATTCTCGGATGAGAGGTTACGAATTCGATCGATTGTAACCAAACCGACAGAAACAAGCCGAAAGTTTGTTTTGCTGGGCCACAAGTCTGCCGACCGGGACACCTGGGTCGCGATTCAACTCGACTTTTCGGCTATTACATCACGGCAGT GCTTGCTTAACCCGGACGATCCAAACAAAGATGATTTCGAATTGTGGAGTCCAAGCGAGGAGCGCGAGGAGCGTTGTCTCTTTGGCAGACAG GTTCAATATCATAGACGATTGCGGGATCGTGATTGTTATGTCGGTGACCAACCCAAGATTGAGCAGCGCATTGTAAAGAATTGTGCATGTATGAAGTTTGATTTTGAATG CGAGTTCAACTATGTCCGCAATAGCGCGGGTGATTGTGTGCTGACTCCTGGGGCCGAGCCTCTGCCGAACGATGATACTTGCCCAGGTGATGCATCAGTATGGTACGAACGAACCGCGTACCGCAAAATCCCACACTCTAGTTGCGAAGGGGGTGATCGTAAAGATCGTGGGCCAGAACATCCATGCCCAGGTATTGGCTCCCACGGATACCTTTTCTGGGGATTCGTCGTCATGATACCCATCATATTCGCTGGCCTCGTAGGTCTACATTTTAAGAAGCACGGATTTGCTACTGG CGCAATCCGGCTTCCCGATAATACCGGTCGGCAGTCGTGGGATGATGGGGGGATTGTCTCCACCCTGGCGTCCATCCCTGTTGCAATTGTTGCAGTCTCGCGCGGGGTATGGGCACGTGTCTCGACTCTCTTGCCTGGCCGAAGAGGCCCACGGTATCCTACAAGAGGTGGATATCGAACTGTGGCCGTGGATGAAGATGCACAAGTTCTCAGATTTGAGGACGATGATTGA